CGTGGCGTTGTGAACGCCCATCAGCAGCGCCAGCAGCGTCAGAAACTCGCGGTTATTGCCCGGCGAAAAAAACAGACTCTCATACAGCGCCGCCAGCGTCAGCACCACCCCTTCCGCCAGCAGAACCAGACAGAAAATGGTCCGCATCTGGCGTTTCTCCCCGACGATCGTCAGCACGCGCGACAGCGTACAGCCAAGCACAAAGGCCGCCAGCAGCGCGGCCAGCAGCGTCAGGTCGCTGAGATCGAGGCTGGTCACCTCCGTGGAGAGCTGTGACGCGTTGCCACTCATATGCGAGGGGAAAAAACCAAAGGCGCCAAGCGCCATGGCGTTGAGGATGCCGGCGGTGGTGGCCAGCACCAGCGCCAGATAACGGTCTTCGCGGTGCGAGCGGATCTTCTTCTTTTTTATCAGCATAGTACTCCCGGCAGGCTGAACGGCAAAAAAGGGTCAGGGGGGCGGCCTCATGCCGCATCTGCTCAGTATAGGCCGCGCTGAAGCCTGAAGATCCTGAGATTTGTCTGCATTCCCGGCCATCGACCCTGGATATTTTTCAACAACTTTCAGAAGATTTCAGGAAACGTAAAGTCCACCGGCGCGGCCGGGCGTAGCCTGTGGGGCGAAGCCAGCGGGGCTTTAGTCAATTAACAGGATTAATAAGCTGTTTTTATTGGTTTTCTCCGGCGGTCACTGTTCGTAGGGTGATGGCATACAGGGTGCATTCAGACACACAGCGGAGATAACAATGAAAACAGCAGTAACCGGACATTTTGCGCTTAAACAGATCGTGGCGGGCATCGTGCTGGCTACCCAGGCCTTTGCGGTCAGCGCGGCGGAGCCAAAGCCGGTCAGCGGCGGCACGCTGAACGTGGCGCTGGGCAGCGACACGCCGATTATTGACCCGTCAATCACCGGTTACTCGGTCACCGCGCTGGTAACGCGCAACGTGGTCGATTCGCTGGTCGGCCAGGCGGAAGACAACCGCTTTACGCCATGGCTGGCGGAGAAGTGGCAGATCAACGACGACCATACCGAATACACCTTCCACCTGCGCCGCGACGTCACCTTCAGCGATAAAACCCGGCTGGACGCGGCGGCGGTGAAATATAACCTCGAGCGCATTCTCGATCCGAAAACCACCTCCAGCTACGGCAAGTCGCTGCTCGGCCCCATCAGCGAGATCGTCACCCCGGACGACTTTACCGTGGTTATCCGTTATAAAACGCCGTTCGCTTCGCTGCTGCAGGGGCTGAGCCTGCCCTACCTCGGCATTCAGTCGCCGACCTATCTGCAGAACACCGCCAACACCAGCAATACCGTGGTCGGGTCCGGGCCGTTTATTCTTAAATCTTTTGTTAAGGGCAGCGGCAGCCAGCTGACCCGTCGCGCGGACTACAACTGGGGGCCGGGCTATGCGCAGCATCAGGGGCCGGCGTATCTGGAGGCGATCAACTTTAAATACCTGCCGGAATCCTCGGTGCGCCTCGGCGCGCTGACCAGCGGCCAGGTGCAGGCGATCGACGCCGTGCCGCCGGCCAGCGCCCGCTCGCTGAAAAGCAACGCTCAGCTGCAGATCCTCACCAAAGAGAATCCCGGCGTTAACCGCGTGCTCTATCTGAACACCTCAAAAGGCCCGTTCCAGGATCTGGCCGTGCGCCAGGCCTTCCAGGCGGCGCTGGACCCGGCCTCAGCGGTAAAAGTGGCATTCTTCGGCACGCTGAAGGCGGCGGATAACGTGCTGGGGCCGCAGACGCTCTATTACGATCCGTCGGTGGCCGCGCGCTGGGGCTTTGATGCGGCGAAAGCGGCGCGACTGCTGGACGAAGCGGGCTGGAAAACCAAAAATGCGGCGGGTATCCGCAGCAAAGACGGTCAGCCGCTGACCGTGCATTTCGTCTACGACCCGAAGTCGGCGGAGAGCGCCGATATCACGCTGTTCCAGGCGCTGCAGTTCCAGGCGAAAAAGGCCGGTTTTGACCTGCAGCTGGATCCGGTGGACGCCGGCGTGTTCAGCGCCCGCGGTGCCAGCAATGATTACGATATCCAGTCGAACTTCTACGTGCGCGCCGAGCCGGATATCCTGCGCACCGTGTTCCACTCCGGCTATATCCCGCCGAAAGGGGCCAACTACAGCCGCGTTAACACCCTGGATGACCAGCTGACCCGGGCGATCGGCGCCGCCGACGGTGAACGTAAGCAGCTTTACGGCCAGATCCAGCAGCGCATTATCGACCAGGCTTACGTGGTGCCGGTGTATGTGCCCGCCTATCAGTTCGGAGTGAGCAAAAAGGTGCACGGCGTCGGCTGGTCCACCAACGCCAAGCCGACCTTCTATGACGCGTGGATCGGCAAGTAAGATGGCGCTGACCGTCCTGAAGCGCCTGTTCACCATTCTGGCCGTCCTGTGGGGGGCGGCCACCCTCACCTTCGTGGCCGTTAAGCTGATCCCCGGCGACCCGGTACTGATCCTCAGCGGCGGCGACAGCGTGGTGGAGGATGATTATCGCGCCGAACTCACCGCCCGCTTTGGCCTGGATAAGCCGGTCTGGCTGCAGTACCTGCGCTACTGCGGCCAGGCGCTGAGCGGGCATCTGGGTGAAAGCTATCAGTTTCGCGCGCCGGTGGTGCAGGTGATTACCGACGCGCTAGGCCAGACGCTGGTACTCGCCGGTCTGGCGCTGACGTTAGCCCTGCTGCTGGCGGTGCTGAACGCGCTGGCCACCGCCGGGCGCTGGCCGCTGCTGCGGCTGTTTAACAGCAGCCTGGAGCTGTGCCTGCTCAGCACCCCGGTCTACTGGACCGGTATTGTTCTGCTGAGCATTTTCAGCTTCCATCTGCAGTGGTTCCCGGTGACCGGCAACGACGGCTGGCAATCGCTGGTGCTGCCGGTGATTACCCTGAGCCTGCCGCTGGCCGCCACCCTCAGCCAGGTGCTGCGCGACGGGCTGGAGCAGGCGCTGCAGCAGCCCTTTGCCCTCACCGTACGCACGCGCGGCGCCGGCGAAACCCTGCTGCGCCTGCGCCACGGCCTGCGCCACGCGGCGCTGGCGGCCTCCACGCTGACCGGCACGCTGCTGGCCAACCTGCTGAGCGGCTCGATACTCACCGAAACCGTCTTTGGCCGCGTCGGCCTTGGCAAAATCACCCTGCAGGCGATCGCCAGCCGCGATATGCCGCTGATCCTCGGGCTGGTGATGCTGTCGGCGCTGCTGTTTGTTATCGTTAACCTGCTGGTCGATGCGCTCTATCTGCTGATCGACCCGCGCCTGCGCGCCGGGAGCCACCGATGAGCGACAATCTGCACCCCCTGCTGCGCCGCACGGCGCGGCGCGACCGCGTGGTTCACCCCTGGCTGGCGCTGCGCACCCTGCTGCCGGCGGCGATCGTGCTGCTGCTGCTGGTGATTGCGCTGGCTCCGCAGTGGTTTACCGCCCGCCTGCCGGACGAGATTGATATCAGCGCCGTGCTGCAGCCGCCGTCGCTGCAGCACTTCTTCGGCACCGATACGCTGGGCCGTGACGTGTTTACCCGGGTGATCTACGGCACGGCGCTGTCGCTGAGCATCGGCCTTGGGGCCACGCTGATCGCCTGCGGCGGCGGCGTGGTGCTGGGCATCCTCGCCTCGCTCGGGCCGCGACCGGTGAGGCATCTGGTGGTACGGCTGCTGGATATTCTGCTGGCGTTCCCTGAACTGCTGCTGGCGCTGCTGGTGATCGCGGTGCTCGGGCGCGGCCCGACCAACACCCTGCTGGCGGTGGGGCTCTCCGGCATTGCCGGCTATGCCCGCCTGCTGCGCTCGCAGATCTTACAGGTGAAAATTTCCGGCTACGTGCAGCAGGCGGTGGCGATCGGCGAATCGCCGCTGACCCTTCTGCTGCGCCATATCATTCCCAACACCCTGCGGCCGCTGGTGATCGTGGTGACCCTCGGCATCGGCCATTCGGTGCTGAGCGCTTCATCGCTGAGCTTCCTTGGCCTCGGCGTGATCCCGCCCACCGCCGAGTGGGGCGCGCTGCTGGCGGAAGGACGTGACTTCCTCGACATCGCCCCGTGGATCAGCCTGCTGCCCGCCAGCGTGGTGGCGCTGTCGGTGATTACCCTGACCCTGGCCGGCCGCCGTCTGCAGTCGCTACTGACTACCGGAGACTAATATCATGCCCGTTCATCCAAACCGCCCAACCACCCTGCTCGACGTTCAGGATCTGCGGGTCAGCTTCCGGCTGCCCGCAGGGCTGACGGAAACGGTTAAAGGCCTCACTTTTCAGCTTAACGTCGGTGAAATCGTGGCGCTGGTCGGCGAGTCCGGTTCCGGCAAGTCGGTCACCGCCCGGGCGCTGGTCGGGCTGGCGGGCGACAACGCCCGGGTGCAGGCGCAGCGGCTTGAGCTGACCAGCCGTCAGGGCGAGCCGCTCGACCTGCGCGCGGCGGCCACCCGCTGGCCGCAGATCCGCGGCGGCGAAATCGGTTTTGTGCTGCAGGATGCGCTGACCTCGCTCGATCCGCTGCGCACCGTGGGCAGCGAAGTGGCGGAAGCCCTGCAGCTGCACCGCAGGTTATCGCGGGCGGAGAGCGCCCGGCGGGTGGCAGAGCTGCTGGCCGCGGCCGGTATCCCCGATGCGCAGCAGCGCATGCAGCAGTACCCGCATCAGCTCTCCGGCGGCCTGCGCCAGCGGGCGCTGATCGCCTCGGCGCTGGCGGGCGGGCCACAGATCCTGATCGCCGATGAGCCAACCACCGCGCTGGACGCCACGGTGCAGCTGCGCATTCTGGCGCTGTTTCGCGAGCTGGCCGACAACGGACACGCCATTTTGCTGATTACCCACGACCTGGCGGTGGTGTCGCGGGTGGCGGACCGGGTGCTGGTGATGCAGCACGGCCACTGCGTGGAACAGGGCGAGGCCGCCCGGGTGCTGGCGCAGCCGCAGCACCCCTACACCCGCCAGCTGCTGGCGGCGATCCCGGGGATGCACACCCGCGGCCGCTGGCTGAGCGAACGGAGCGCAGACGCCCCCTCCCCCACGCTGGTGGTGGATAATGCCGGGCCTGCTGCTGCTGTACCTGATGCACCTGATGCACCTGTAGCACCTGGTGTACATGCTGCACATACCGCGACTGCCGCAACAGTGACAGCGCCACAGCCACGTTTAAAGCAGATCGTCCGGGATCGTTACGCGGCCGCTCCCTGGCATTCAGCCGCCGGGTTGTCGCCAGGCGATCGGCCGGGCGATTACGCACCGGGTGAAACGGTGCTGGAAGCGCTGAACCTGTCACTGGGCTTCCGCCAGCCGGACGGTAGCCTGCAACAGGTGCTGCGCGGCGTGTCGCTGCAGCTGCGCCGGGGCGAGACGCTGGGGCTGGTCGGGGAATCCGGTTCGGGCAAAACTACGCTGGGTAAAATTCTGCTGGCGCTACAACCGGTGGAGCAGGGTGAAGTGCTGCTGAACGGCCAACCGTGGAACCGGCTGCCCGAACGGCTGCGTCGTCCGCTGCGCCCGCGCATCCAGACCATTACCCAGGATCCGCTCGGCTCGTTCAATCCGCACTACCGCATTGCGCAGCTGCTGGAGCAGCCGCTGAAGCTGAAGCGCGACCTCAGCCGTGAACAGCGCAGCGCCCGCCTGCTTACGCTGATGCAGCAGGTCGGCCTGCCCGCCGCGCTGCTTGACCGCCGCCCTTCTGCCCTGTCGGGCGGCCAGCGCCAGCGCGTGGCAATTGCC
This portion of the Erwinia sp. E602 genome encodes:
- a CDS encoding YoaK family protein, with the translated sequence MLIKKKKIRSHREDRYLALVLATTAGILNAMALGAFGFFPSHMSGNASQLSTEVTSLDLSDLTLLAALLAAFVLGCTLSRVLTIVGEKRQMRTIFCLVLLAEGVVLTLAALYESLFFSPGNNREFLTLLALLMGVHNATSTQLSGGRVRSTHITGTLTDAGIAFGSVLFSLFSRTIAAERRFYIKQLFTHLTTVFSFLGGCIAGLLLFKTFGFPAMTGLGVFLMLVALSAVAVTVQATARRAC
- a CDS encoding ABC transporter permease, whose protein sequence is MTRGSASKMALTVLKRLFTILAVLWGAATLTFVAVKLIPGDPVLILSGGDSVVEDDYRAELTARFGLDKPVWLQYLRYCGQALSGHLGESYQFRAPVVQVITDALGQTLVLAGLALTLALLLAVLNALATAGRWPLLRLFNSSLELCLLSTPVYWTGIVLLSIFSFHLQWFPVTGNDGWQSLVLPVITLSLPLAATLSQVLRDGLEQALQQPFALTVRTRGAGETLLRLRHGLRHAALAASTLTGTLLANLLSGSILTETVFGRVGLGKITLQAIASRDMPLILGLVMLSALLFVIVNLLVDALYLLIDPRLRAGSHR
- a CDS encoding ABC transporter ATP-binding protein, with the translated sequence MPVHPNRPTTLLDVQDLRVSFRLPAGLTETVKGLTFQLNVGEIVALVGESGSGKSVTARALVGLAGDNARVQAQRLELTSRQGEPLDLRAAATRWPQIRGGEIGFVLQDALTSLDPLRTVGSEVAEALQLHRRLSRAESARRVAELLAAAGIPDAQQRMQQYPHQLSGGLRQRALIASALAGGPQILIADEPTTALDATVQLRILALFRELADNGHAILLITHDLAVVSRVADRVLVMQHGHCVEQGEAARVLAQPQHPYTRQLLAAIPGMHTRGRWLSERSADAPSPTLVVDNAGPAAAVPDAPDAPVAPGVHAAHTATAATVTAPQPRLKQIVRDRYAAAPWHSAAGLSPGDRPGDYAPGETVLEALNLSLGFRQPDGSLQQVLRGVSLQLRRGETLGLVGESGSGKTTLGKILLALQPVEQGEVLLNGQPWNRLPERLRRPLRPRIQTITQDPLGSFNPHYRIAQLLEQPLKLKRDLSREQRSARLLTLMQQVGLPAALLDRRPSALSGGQRQRVAIAQALAAEPDILICDEPVSALDVTTQAQILDLLCRLQQQLGLSILLISHDPGVVQHMSHRIAVMKAGEIVETATPEQLLTAAQHPYTRQLLATTDWGKGAEQEPLRVNGQLSAAR
- a CDS encoding ABC transporter substrate-binding protein → MKTAVTGHFALKQIVAGIVLATQAFAVSAAEPKPVSGGTLNVALGSDTPIIDPSITGYSVTALVTRNVVDSLVGQAEDNRFTPWLAEKWQINDDHTEYTFHLRRDVTFSDKTRLDAAAVKYNLERILDPKTTSSYGKSLLGPISEIVTPDDFTVVIRYKTPFASLLQGLSLPYLGIQSPTYLQNTANTSNTVVGSGPFILKSFVKGSGSQLTRRADYNWGPGYAQHQGPAYLEAINFKYLPESSVRLGALTSGQVQAIDAVPPASARSLKSNAQLQILTKENPGVNRVLYLNTSKGPFQDLAVRQAFQAALDPASAVKVAFFGTLKAADNVLGPQTLYYDPSVAARWGFDAAKAARLLDEAGWKTKNAAGIRSKDGQPLTVHFVYDPKSAESADITLFQALQFQAKKAGFDLQLDPVDAGVFSARGASNDYDIQSNFYVRAEPDILRTVFHSGYIPPKGANYSRVNTLDDQLTRAIGAADGERKQLYGQIQQRIIDQAYVVPVYVPAYQFGVSKKVHGVGWSTNAKPTFYDAWIGK
- a CDS encoding ABC transporter permease; this encodes MSDNLHPLLRRTARRDRVVHPWLALRTLLPAAIVLLLLVIALAPQWFTARLPDEIDISAVLQPPSLQHFFGTDTLGRDVFTRVIYGTALSLSIGLGATLIACGGGVVLGILASLGPRPVRHLVVRLLDILLAFPELLLALLVIAVLGRGPTNTLLAVGLSGIAGYARLLRSQILQVKISGYVQQAVAIGESPLTLLLRHIIPNTLRPLVIVVTLGIGHSVLSASSLSFLGLGVIPPTAEWGALLAEGRDFLDIAPWISLLPASVVALSVITLTLAGRRLQSLLTTGD